In Plasmodium falciparum 3D7 genome assembly, chromosome: 13, the following are encoded in one genomic region:
- a CDS encoding mitogen-activated protein kinase phosphatase 1, putative yields MEYKSIDFEELKKKVREEKTSEKNNENKQSSKNENYVELLRDQVNGKYLKELNNDTNNKKDVLPSSLKNNITCKIINSFYIYNYIQLLLNEGSNKSVYILDIRKEDLFNQGHIKSSINIYNKKMMIQINKEMICKDNLKIIFYDQNNMNNIYDDCINLYNVYFSNIKVENIYILKGGYEDFEREYCFLCIYKNVDVKGQISSHIYNSSAYINYPIKMFDNLYLGNIIHINNIFINDFLNIKYIYDFTSTGFVIKTENKETRKNKELLYFRYNVYTKNFENTNSLNNESINYYNFLDIHMIYKVITSMISTNQNDISHNNNNNDDDDVIYNDQNNNMALCTNQVKDNNTSFIKQNKEQLICYINSTHNNKKQNMNNQNNILIICNHGMKNPTSEKTNSISLIICMCYIMYIKKYNPNLIIAYMLKIYNNWSINSQTKSFLESFYQSLIKCNYNLSKYYSKKYICYNKEEHINISTDNHNQTESLLNIITSDNYRKLFDKYELNKNYIYLQYDEKYVLNIKQEHIILDINIIKQQINDQDITISYEYVIMSILFYFYNITTINYEHINEVLQIITHILNKKQNYHQLYLIVPYISLIIINICKILTYNTIENNSINNTNLENHDNVKYTLFHLIYKNIIICIDILINNDDISNHIINEEFDVTCLTNQVYIKNKNIDKKFYIILLSLKYFLITLLHLYLNPHITNTKFLTVDKIFYLLKKIDTFSDYYYSVFKININIFQSENYEAKICSADYLPLYFSDILRPFIVINNYIN; encoded by the coding sequence ATGGAATATAAAAGCATCGATTTTGAGGAgctgaaaaaaaaagtaagaGAGGAAAAAACAAgcgaaaaaaataatgaaaacaaACAAAGTagcaaaaatgaaaattatgtAGAACTATTGAGAGATCAAGTAAATGGAAAATATTTGAAAGAACTTAATAATGATACTAATAACAAAAAGGATGTTTTACCCTCCTccttaaaaaataacataacctgtaaaataataaattcattttatatttataattacatacaactattattaaatgaaggAAGTAACAAAAGTGTATACATATTAGATATTCGAAAAGAAGATTTATTTAACCAGGGTCATATTAAGAgtagtattaatatatataataaaaagatgatgatacaaataaataaagaaatgatATGTAAAgacaatttaaaaattatcttttatgatcagaataatatgaataatatatatgatgattgtattaatttatataatgtctatttttcaaatattaaaGTAGAGaacatatacattttaaaagGAGGATATGAAGATTTTGAAAGAGAATATTGTTTCTtgtgtatttataaaaatgttgatGTAAAAGGACAAATTTCttcacatatttataatagtagtgcatatataaattatcctATAAAAATGTTTGATAACTTATATTTAGGAaacattattcatataaataatatttttataaatgattttttgaacatcaaatatatttatgattttaCATCAACTGGTTTTGTTATAAAAacagaaaataaagaaacaaggaaaaataaggaacttttatattttagatataatgtatatactaaaaattttgaaaataCAAATTCTTTGAATAATGAATCTAttaattattacaattttttagatatacatatgatatataaagtTATTACTTCTATGATAAGTACAAATCAAAATGATATAtctcataataataataataatgatgatgatgatgtaatatataatgatcagaataataatatggctTTATGTACAAACCAagtaaaagataataatacatcatttataaaacaaaataaagaacagttaatatgttatataaattctacacataataacaaaaaacaaaatatgaataatcaaaataatatccttattatatgtaatcaTGGAATGAAAAATCCTACAtcagaaaaaacaaatagtATAAGtcttattatatgtatgtgttatattatgtatataaaaaaatataacccTAATTTAATTATTGCCTATAtgctaaaaatatataataactgGAGTATAAATTCTCAGACAAAATCATTTTTAGAAAGTTTCTATCAATCCCTAATTAAgtgtaattataatttatcaaaatattattcaaaaaaatatatatgttataataaagaggaacatataaatatttcaacAGATAATCATAATCAAACGGAATCactattaaatattataacaagTGATAATTATAGGaaattatttgataaatacgaattaaataaaaattatatatatttacagtatgatgaaaaatatgtacTAAATATCAAACaagaacatataatattagatataaatataataaaacaacaaATAAATGACCAGGATATAACAATATCTTATGAATATGTAATAATGTCcatcttattttatttttataatattacaacaATAAATTATGAACATATTAATGAAGTCTTACAAATTATTACACATATACTAAATAAGAAACAAAATTATCATCAGCTTTATTTAATAGTTCCTTACATATCattaatcataataaatatatgtaaaatattaacataCAACACAATTGAAAACAATAGTATTAACAATACAAATTTAGAAAATCATGACAATGTAAAATATACTTTATTTCatctaatatataaaaatattattatatgtattgatatattaataaataatgatgatatatctAATCATATAATTAATGAAGAATTTGATGTTACATGTTTAACAAACCAGgtctatataaaaaataaaaatattgataaaaaattttatataatattattatcattaaaatattttcttataacACTTTTGCATTTATATCTTAATCCACACATAACAAATACGAAATTTTTAACTGTAGATAAAATATTCTATctattgaaaaaaattgataCCTTTTCAGACTATTATTATTctgtttttaaaataaacattAACATATTTCAGAGTGAAAATTATGAGGCAAAAATATGTTCAGCCGATTATTTGCCCTTATATTTTTCGGATATATTAAGACCATTTAtagtaataaataattacataAACTAA